GAGTTGCGGGTCCTCAAGGAACAGACGGGACTGAGCCTGGACGGGCTGGCCAGGAAGACCCCGTACAGCAGATCCGCCTGGCACCGCTATCTCAACGGCGAGAAGCTGCCGCCGAGAAGCGCGGTGGAGGCACTCGGCCAGGTGGCGGGCGCGGACCGGGAACGGCTGCTCGCGGTGTACGACGCCGCGTACCGTGCCCGGACCGCTCCCGTGGCCGAACCGGCCGAACCGGCCGAGGCGCCCACGGCGCCCGTCGCGGCGGAACGGGCCGGGCGCGCCCGAAGGACGCGTCTCAACGCCGGGGTGCTGCGGACCGCCGGGTCGCTGGTGGCGCTGACGGCACTGGTGGCGACCATGGGAGCGGCGGCCTCGCTCGTGGACCTTCCCGCCGGTGCCGCGCGTACCGACGTGGGTGAGCCCGACGCGTGCCACGGCCACAGGTGCCAGGGACGGTATCCGTGGCGGTTCGGCTGCAATCGCGACGCGCGCGCGGAGAGCACCATCGTGGACACGGCCTCCACCGTGCGGCTCCGCTTCAGCCCGTCGTGCGGCACCGTCTGGTCGGAGGTGCAGCCCCGCTCCGGCGGCGCGCAGAAGGTGTCGATCTGGGTCGGCCGGGACGCCCGGCTCACCTCCCACCCCGACGGCCGCGAGGGACTGGCCGTCAGCCCCATGCTGGCCACCTCTGATCTGCGGCAGGCGGTGGCGTGCGCCAAGGTCGCGGACCGGGTGGCGTGCACGGGCGCCGTCGAACTGGCCGGCCCGGCCCGCCCCAAGGACGGCGATGACTTCCCCGGCCCCAAATTCCTTGAAAGCGTGCTGCGTTGAGCGCCCACTGACCGACGGCCGCTCAGCGGTCAGTGGTCCCACCCGTCCACCCACCGGGTTCAGCGCGGGAGCTCCAGCGCTCGCCGCCGGTAGTCCCGCGGCGGGGTCTCGTATGCGCGGCGGAAGGCGCGGGTGAAGTCGGCCGCGTGGGGGAAGCCCCAGCGGGCGGCGACGGCGTGGACGGGTGTGCTGCGCAGCGCCGGGTCGGCGAGGTCGCGGCGGGCGCCGTCCAACCGCCGGCGGCGGATCCAGGCGGCCACCGTGGCCTCCTCCTCCTGGAAGAGCCGGTGCAGGTAGCTGGTCGATATGTGGTGCGCGGCGGCGAGGGTGGCCGGGGTGAGGCCGGGGTCGTGCAGGTGGTCCTCGATGAAGCGCTTGATGCGCAGGACGAGGACCCGCCGATGGGTGTCCTCGGGCAGGACGTTGCCCGTCTCGAAGAGGTGCGCGAAGAGCGCGCTGACCAGGTCGATCAGCACCCTGCCCAGCCGGGGTCCGTCGGACGGTTGATAGGCCGTGCTGTCCCGGCACACCTGGGTGAGGAACTGTGCCAGCAGGACACCGATCCCCTCTCCGGCCGGCAGCCGCCGCGGGAGCATGCGGCTCGTCATGCCGCGGGGCAGCGGCACCAGGGTCTTGGGCACCTCCAGCCCCAGCGCCGTCACCGGGACGTCCGATCCGGAGCGGATCTGCCACGGAATCGAGGAATCGTTGAGGTGCAGGTCGGACGGCCGGTAGACGGCCTCGCAGTCGTCCCAGGTGCCCACCCCGGACCCCTGCGCGATGAGTGCGAGATGGAACCGCTCCGGATCGGACTGCCGGATCAGCTTCGGCGTACGCCGGATCACCAACTGCTGGAAGGTCGCCGGCCACACCGACACGACACCCAGGTCGAGCACCCGTTGATGCGCCCGGAATTCGAGGGCCCGATCGCACTCCAGGTGCACGGGGGCGTGCGTCGCCCCCACACGCTCCGCCCAGTACTCCAGGCGGTCCTCCGCCGGTACGTCGTCACTCCGGAATACCGTCTCGCTCAGCACGCTGCCCCCAACTCGGTCTCACAGGAGATCACACAGGGCAGCGATAAGCATGCGATAAACGCAGCTCAGAGCGGGCGGACGAACCACCGGGTGGCCCCCCTCGCCACCCCGTGCGGCCCGGCCCCGCCCGTGCGGCCGCTCAGTCCTGCCGAGCAGGATCCCGGCGGGCCGCGCCCGTCGCTTTCCTCGCCCGGGCCCGGTCGAGGGACCACGCGCCCAGACCCGTGAGTACGGCCGCCCCGACCCCGTACACGGGCAGCCACAGGGTAGTGGTGGCCGACAGGCAGTCGGCGACCGCGACATGACTCTGGTGGGCCTGCGCCTGAGCCAGGGCGCCGCTGTCGCGGCCGGCCAGGTTCGCCAGCGCGGCCTCCGCCCGGAGGCGCTCGTACGTGCCCAGCTCAGGACACGCGCCACGGGTCCCCGACATCGGGAAGAGCCACGCCCAGCGCTGCAGCACGGGGGCCAGGGTGATCGCCACGCACAGGCCCACGACCAGCGAATACGCGGTCAGGTTCCGGAAGTACGTCGATCCGAGGCCGGGTTGCCGCGCCGGCAGCCGGTAGAAGGAGAAGATCACCGCGAGGAGCGTCACTCCGATGTAGGTGGAGAACCATTGCCAGGACCCCTGCGCGAGGGTGGCCGTCAGCACGGCGGCGAGCGCGATGCCGATGACCCCCGGCTGCCCCGGTGTGTCCTGGCCGGTGCCGACGGATGTCGCCGGCCGCGCTTCGCGAAGTCCGGAGTGGTCGCCCATGGTCTCTCCCGCAGGTCTCGGAGACCCTCAGCATCCGGGCACAGCACGCCTCGTCATGACGCCATGCCGGTCCGCCCCGGAAGCCCCGCCCGGTTGGCGGGGCTCCCGAGCGGGACGCCGGTCAGGGGGGCGCCGGTCAGTTGACTCCCCGGTCGATGCCGGACCAGTACGGCTGGCGGAGCTTGAACTTCTGGATCTTTCCGGTGGCCGTGCGGGGGATGCTGTCGCGGAACTCCACCGAGGTCGGCGCCTTGTAGCCGGCCATGTGCTGCTTGCAGTGGGCGATGATGTCGGACGCGTCGGCCGTCGCCCCCTCGGCCAGGACCACCAGGGCTTTGATCGTCTCGCCCCACTTCTCGTGCGGCACGCCGATGACGGCGACCTCGGCGACCGCCGGGTGGCTGAAGATCGTGTCCTCCACCTCGATCGACGAGACGTTCTCTCCGCCGGTGATGATGACGTCCTTCTTCCGGTCGGAGATCGTGAGGTGACCGTCGTCGGGGTCGAGGGTGCCGCCGTCGCCGGTGTGGAACCAGCCGTCCTGCAGTGCCTCCGCCGTCTCCTCCGGCTTCTCCCAGTACCCGTCGAGCACCGTGTTGGAGCGGGCCAGGACCTCACCGGACGCGGAGACCTTCAGCTTCGTCCCCAGCACGGGGATGCCCGCACGGGACAGCTTGCGCGCCCGCTCCTCGGCGGGCAGGCCCGCGTCGGCCGGCTGGGTGCGGTTGAAGGTGAGCAGCGGAGACGTCTCGGTCAGACCGTAGAGCTGGGTGAACTCCCAGCCCAGTTCCTCCTGCACCCGCTGGATCATCCTGGTGGGCGGCGGGGCGCCCGCGCAGATGATCCGCACGCGGTCACGGCCCGGGATCTCGCCCTCCCACGTCGCCGCCGCGTCGAGCACCATGTTCCAGACGGCCGGTGCCCCGCACATGGCGGTGACGCCGTGTTCCTCGACGCGCCGGAGGATCTCGGCGCCGTCGACCTTGCGCAGCACCACCTGCTTGACGCCCAGACCCGCCATCACATACGGCATTCCCCAGCCGTTGCAGTGGAACATCGGCAGGGTGTGCATGTACACATCGCCCTCCCACACCCGGGTGTGCAGGCCGAAGGTCATGCCGTTGACCCAGATGTTGCGGTGGGTCAGTTGCACGCCCTTGGGGCGGGCGGTGGTGCCCGAGGTGTAGTTGATCGTCGCGGTGGCGTCCTCGTCCGGGTTCGACCACGGACGCGGCTCGGTCCCGAACCGCATCAGCCCGGCCTCGGTCTCCTCGCCGAGGACGAAGCGGTGGCGCGCCTTGACGCCGGACAGCGCGGCGTCGAGCTCCGGGTCGACGAGCAGGACCGAGGCACCGCTCTGCGCCACCAGGTAGTCGACTTCTTCCGGCTTGAGGCGGAAGTTCACCGGGACGCAGATGCGGCCGCTCATCGGCACCGCGAACAGCAGCTCCAGCATGCGCGCGGAGTTGTGGCCGACCACCGCCACCCGCTCCCCCTCACCGATCCCGAGGGCGTCCAGGCCCGCCTGCCAGGCGCGGACCCGTTCGGCGAACCGCCCGTAGGTCGACACGGGCACCGGCGGGGCGGGCTGACGCGGCTCGTCGACCACGCCCGGGCTGTCGCGGAAGCCCAGTTCGGCGCGGTCGAGGAAGTCCGCGATCGTCATCGGTGTCCGCATGCGCTCTCTCCTGTGTTTCGGATGGATCCGGTACGGCGGGCCTCAGAGGGTGAAAGGGAGTCTGACAGGTGCCGGGCCGGAAGGAGTTGAGGCTACGAGGTGCACGGCGGCAGGGGTCAAGAGGTCGGACGAAGGTGGTGGTGGGCGGACGGCGCGCCGGGCGACGAACCCGGGGCGGGACGGTGGCGCGGAGGCCGGCTTCCCCCGTGGAGGCCGGCCTCCACCGCAGCGTCTACTTGTCGGCGGTCAGGGTGCCCGCCGCGCCCCAGCTGTCGGTGGGCACCTCGTGGATCCAGACCTGGACGGTCTCCGCGGGGATCCGGTACGCGTCGACGAACGCGTCGGTGATCTGCTTGACCAGCTCGCGCTTGAGCTCGACAGTGCGCGGGCCCTGCTGGACGGTGACGATCGGCATGACGGAACTCCCGTTTCTCATAAGGAGGTTCGGGGAGCACGGGATCAGGGAGATCTCCGTGTTCCCCGGCCTGGGGTTCCCGGGTTCCCCCGGGCTTCCGGTGCGGTACCGGCGTGCCCTCAGTCCATCGCGAACGGCCCGCCCGACCAAGAAGCGGAACGCGAACGCAGCGATCACCGATCGCGATCGGCGTCCGGGACCGCGCACGCCTTCAGCAGCAGGTCCAGTCCGGCGGGCGGGTCGGTACGGCGTACCGCGAGGTAGGTGGTGAGTTCCATGCCGAGGTTGCGGAACGGCAGGAAGGCGACCCGGGGGGTGCTCAGCCGGGCGGCGTGCGCGGCGTAGACGACGGTCCACAGCCCCTCGGCGGGCACGCCGGGCGCGCCGATCGCGGTCAGGGTGTCCTCCAGCGACCCGTAGGTGGGGCCCGGCAGGGGCGTGAAACCGGCGTCGTGGCAGGCGTTGACGACCAGATCGACGAGGGCCCGGTTGTTGCGCCGCTCGGTCAGCACCAGCGGTACGTCCGCCAGCTCGGCGAGGGAGACGGTGCCCGGTGTGGCGGCGAGCCGGTGCCGGGCCGGGACGACCGCGACCAGCGGGTCCTGCCACAGCGGGACGAAGCTCAGACCGTCGCGCCCGCCGCCGTCCGGCTCGCCGCGCAGGAACGCCGCGTCGAGCTCATGGGACGCGACCCGGTCCAGCCGCTCCCGCGCCCGTACGGACACCAGCTCCACCCCGATCTCCGGGGCGAGCGCGTCGAGCGCGTCCAGCACCCGGTCGAGATGGGCGCCCAGGCCGGTACTCGTCCCCAGCCGCAGGGCGCGGGCACGGCCGGCGGTCAGCTCGGCGACCACCGCCAGCGCCCGCTGCTCGGCCGCCAGCAGCGCCCGCGCCTCCGGCAGGAGCCGCTCGCCGACCGCCGTGAGGCGCACCTGCCGCGCCGACCGGTCGAACAGGTCGGCCCGCAGCTCCCGTTCCAGCCGTCTGATCTGCTGGCTCACCGCCGACTGGACGATGTGCAGCCGTTCGGCCGCCCGCCCGAAGTGCAGCTCCTGCGCCACCGTCACGAAGTACCGCACCTGCCGCAGCTCCATGGCTCCCCCTCCCCGGCCGGCTCGGGCCGCCGCTCAAATGCCTTGCCGTGGCGGCCGTGGCACCGACATCATCCCGCCATGATCGATGCCACCGCCCTCGCGGAGAAGCCGGTGCTCCACGGCACCCGGATTCAGCTCGTGCCGCTGTCGCCGCGGCATGCGGCCGCCTTCCACGCCACGTTCCAGGACCCCGACGTACGCAGGCTGACCGGCACCCACCACGACTGGACCCTTGCGGAACTCCAGGACTGGTGCAATCAGGCCGCCGGGCGCACCGACCGCCTCGACCTCGCCATCGAGGACCGGGAAACGGGTGAGTACCTGGGCGAGCTGGCACTGAGCCAGATCGACAAGGACAACGCGAGCGGCAGCTTCCGGATATCCCTCGCCGCGCACGCCACCGGTCACGGCCTCGGCAGTGAAGCGATCCGGCTGCTGCTGGACCACGCCTTCGACCGGGTGGGCCTGCACCGCGTCCAGCTGGAGGTCTTCCCGTTCAACCCGCGCGCCCAACGCGCGTACGAGAAGTGCGGCTTCGAGGTGGACGGCCGCCTGCGCGAGGCACTCTTCTGGGAGGGCGAGTGGCACGACGTCTTGGTGATGTCAGCGCTTGCCTTGCGGCGGCGGTAGCTGCCCACGTTTTTGGCTTTCCCGCCTTGGTGGTTTCTCGCCGTTGCGCTTTGCGGCGCCCCGCACGTTGGTTTCCGTCCCGCCGTGTTTCGTCTCGCCGTGGCGCCTGCGGCGGGCCGGGTTGTTGTCGGGTGCGGTGCCGGCCCTCCGGACTTCGTCCTGCGGTCCGTCCCCTCCCGTGAGGGAGAAAGTGAAGGCCGGTGGGGGCGAGCGTCAGTTAACGACGCTCGCCCCCACCGGCCTTTACTTCTCCCACTACGGGAGGGGACGCGCCGCAGGACGAAGTCCGGAGGAGCGGCACCGCACCCGACCACCCACGCCCGCCGCAGGCGCAACGGCGAGCAACAACCACGGCGCCGCAGACGACAACGTGCGGCGCCGCCGCAAAGCGCAACGGCGAGCAACAAGCACGGCGCCGCAGACAAACACGTGGGAGGTCAAGCCACCCGGCCCACCGGCACCGCGGCCTCGTGATGGATCGGGGTGTGGGCGCCCTTCAGGGGCAGGCCCGTGCCGCCGCGGCGGTTGGCGACGATTTCGGCGGCGATCGACAGTGCGGTCTCCTCAGGCGTGCGGGCGCCGAGGTCGAGGCCGATGGGTGAGCGCAGGCGGTTGAGTTCGAGTTCGGTCAGGCCGACGTCGCGCAGCCGCTGCTGGCGGTCCAGGTGGGTGCGGCGCGAGCCCATGGCGCCCACGTAGGCGACCGGGAGCTTCAGGGCCCGTTCCAGGAGCGGGACGTCGAACTTGGCGTCGTGGGTGAGGACGCACAGCACGGTGCGGGCGTCGAGGTCCTGGGAGTCGAGATAGCGGTGCGGCCACTCGACGACGATCTCGTCGGCGTCCGGGAAGCGTGTCCGGGTCGCGAAGACCGGACGCGCATCGCACACCGTGACGTGGTAGTTGAGGAATTTGCCGACCCGTACCAGCGCGGAAGCGAAGTCGATGGCACCGAAGACGATCATGCGGGGCGGCGGCACGGAGGATTCGACGAGGAGGACCACCGGCTGACCGCAGCGGGAGCCCTCCACCCCGATCTCCACCGTCGCGGTACGCCCGGCGTCGAGCAGCGCGCGGGTCTCCTCGATGGCGGTGCGGTCGAGGGCGGGGTGGCCGCCGAGGGTGCCGGTGTGGCTGCCGTCGGGGCGGACGAGCAGGGTGCGGCCGAGGAGTTCGGCGGGGCCCTGGACGATCCGGGTGACCGCCGCCGCCTCTCCGGTGGCGGCAGCGGCCAGCCCGGCGGCGAGCGTGTCGGCAGTGCTGTCCACCAACTCCCCGGCCCCGCCGCCGTCGTTCGCGGGGCGCGGGACGCTCGTCCGTACCGGGTGGACGAGGATGTCGATGATGCCGCCGCAGGTCAGGCCCACGGCGAAGGCGTCCTCGTCGCTGTACCCGAAGCGCTCCAGCACCGGCCGGCCGGTCCGCAGCGCCTCCTGGCACAGTTCGTACACCGCTCCTTCCACGCATCCGCCGGAGACCGACCCGACAGCCGTGCCGTCACCGTCGACGGCGAGGGCGGCTCCGGGCTGGCGGGGCGCGCTGCCGTTGGTGGCCACCACGGTGGCCACCGCGAATTCGCGGCCCTGCTCGACCCACCGGTGCAGCTCTTCGGCGATGTCCAGCATGTCGGTCTCCTTACGGATTACGGAGGTGAGGAACGGCGGGTCAGTGGTGCACTCCCAGCCAGCTCTCGATCGGGTTGAGCGAGAAGTAGGCCAGGAACACCAGGGAGAGCACCCACATCAGCCAGCCGGGCTCGCGCCACTTGCCCTGGACGGCCTTGATCGCGACGTGCGCGATGACGCCGGCCGCGATGCCCGCGGTGATGGAGTACGTGAACGGCA
The sequence above is a segment of the Streptomyces lydicus genome. Coding sequences within it:
- a CDS encoding helix-turn-helix domain-containing protein: MSHWRPLPDTLDTDAQHLAEELRVLKEQTGLSLDGLARKTPYSRSAWHRYLNGEKLPPRSAVEALGQVAGADRERLLAVYDAAYRARTAPVAEPAEPAEAPTAPVAAERAGRARRTRLNAGVLRTAGSLVALTALVATMGAAASLVDLPAGAARTDVGEPDACHGHRCQGRYPWRFGCNRDARAESTIVDTASTVRLRFSPSCGTVWSEVQPRSGGAQKVSIWVGRDARLTSHPDGREGLAVSPMLATSDLRQAVACAKVADRVACTGAVELAGPARPKDGDDFPGPKFLESVLR
- a CDS encoding helix-turn-helix domain-containing protein — encoded protein: MLSETVFRSDDVPAEDRLEYWAERVGATHAPVHLECDRALEFRAHQRVLDLGVVSVWPATFQQLVIRRTPKLIRQSDPERFHLALIAQGSGVGTWDDCEAVYRPSDLHLNDSSIPWQIRSGSDVPVTALGLEVPKTLVPLPRGMTSRMLPRRLPAGEGIGVLLAQFLTQVCRDSTAYQPSDGPRLGRVLIDLVSALFAHLFETGNVLPEDTHRRVLVLRIKRFIEDHLHDPGLTPATLAAAHHISTSYLHRLFQEEEATVAAWIRRRRLDGARRDLADPALRSTPVHAVAARWGFPHAADFTRAFRRAYETPPRDYRRRALELPR
- a CDS encoding AMP-binding protein gives rise to the protein MRTPMTIADFLDRAELGFRDSPGVVDEPRQPAPPVPVSTYGRFAERVRAWQAGLDALGIGEGERVAVVGHNSARMLELLFAVPMSGRICVPVNFRLKPEEVDYLVAQSGASVLLVDPELDAALSGVKARHRFVLGEETEAGLMRFGTEPRPWSNPDEDATATINYTSGTTARPKGVQLTHRNIWVNGMTFGLHTRVWEGDVYMHTLPMFHCNGWGMPYVMAGLGVKQVVLRKVDGAEILRRVEEHGVTAMCGAPAVWNMVLDAAATWEGEIPGRDRVRIICAGAPPPTRMIQRVQEELGWEFTQLYGLTETSPLLTFNRTQPADAGLPAEERARKLSRAGIPVLGTKLKVSASGEVLARSNTVLDGYWEKPEETAEALQDGWFHTGDGGTLDPDDGHLTISDRKKDVIITGGENVSSIEVEDTIFSHPAVAEVAVIGVPHEKWGETIKALVVLAEGATADASDIIAHCKQHMAGYKAPTSVEFRDSIPRTATGKIQKFKLRQPYWSGIDRGVN
- the dmpI gene encoding 4-oxalocrotonate tautomerase DmpI, whose product is MPIVTVQQGPRTVELKRELVKQITDAFVDAYRIPAETVQVWIHEVPTDSWGAAGTLTADK
- a CDS encoding LysR family transcriptional regulator gives rise to the protein MELRQVRYFVTVAQELHFGRAAERLHIVQSAVSQQIRRLERELRADLFDRSARQVRLTAVGERLLPEARALLAAEQRALAVVAELTAGRARALRLGTSTGLGAHLDRVLDALDALAPEIGVELVSVRARERLDRVASHELDAAFLRGEPDGGGRDGLSFVPLWQDPLVAVVPARHRLAATPGTVSLAELADVPLVLTERRNNRALVDLVVNACHDAGFTPLPGPTYGSLEDTLTAIGAPGVPAEGLWTVVYAAHAARLSTPRVAFLPFRNLGMELTTYLAVRRTDPPAGLDLLLKACAVPDADRDR
- a CDS encoding GNAT family N-acetyltransferase, whose translation is MIDATALAEKPVLHGTRIQLVPLSPRHAAAFHATFQDPDVRRLTGTHHDWTLAELQDWCNQAAGRTDRLDLAIEDRETGEYLGELALSQIDKDNASGSFRISLAAHATGHGLGSEAIRLLLDHAFDRVGLHRVQLEVFPFNPRAQRAYEKCGFEVDGRLREALFWEGEWHDVLVMSALALRRR
- a CDS encoding XdhC family protein, with protein sequence MLDIAEELHRWVEQGREFAVATVVATNGSAPRQPGAALAVDGDGTAVGSVSGGCVEGAVYELCQEALRTGRPVLERFGYSDEDAFAVGLTCGGIIDILVHPVRTSVPRPANDGGGAGELVDSTADTLAAGLAAAATGEAAAVTRIVQGPAELLGRTLLVRPDGSHTGTLGGHPALDRTAIEETRALLDAGRTATVEIGVEGSRCGQPVVLLVESSVPPPRMIVFGAIDFASALVRVGKFLNYHVTVCDARPVFATRTRFPDADEIVVEWPHRYLDSQDLDARTVLCVLTHDAKFDVPLLERALKLPVAYVGAMGSRRTHLDRQQRLRDVGLTELELNRLRSPIGLDLGARTPEETALSIAAEIVANRRGGTGLPLKGAHTPIHHEAAVPVGRVA